One part of the Treponema peruense genome encodes these proteins:
- a CDS encoding V-type ATP synthase subunit K (produces ATP from ADP in the presence of a proton gradient across the membrane; the K subunit is a nonenzymatic component which binds the dimeric form by interacting with the G and E subunits) produces the protein MNWGMIGAGIVMGIAAMGSAIGIGIAGQGAIGAWKRCYLNNKPAPFLLVVFAGAPLTQTIYGFLLMNTMRTSTADPLFLLGLGLACGLSMCMSAVAQGKAGAAGSDALAETGKGFAQYIMVVGLCETIALFSMVFGMIAC, from the coding sequence ATGAACTGGGGAATGATTGGTGCTGGTATTGTAATGGGTATTGCTGCTATGGGAAGCGCAATTGGTATCGGTATTGCCGGACAGGGTGCTATCGGAGCATGGAAAAGATGTTATCTTAACAATAAGCCTGCTCCTTTCCTTCTTGTTGTTTTTGCCGGTGCACCTCTTACACAGACAATTTACGGTTTTCTTTTGATGAATACAATGAGAACTTCAACTGCTGATCCTCTGTTCCTTCTTGGACTGGGACTTGCCTGTGGTTTGTCTATGTGTATGTCTGCCGTTGCTCAGGGAAAAGCCGGAGCTGCAGGTTCTGACGCTCTTGCAGAAACAGGAAAGGGATTTGCACAGTATATCATGGTAGTCGGACTTTGCGAAACAATCGCTTTGTTCAGCATGGTATTCGGAATGATTGCCTGCTAA